In the genome of Acaryochloris sp. CCMEE 5410, the window GAGCAACAGGTTCGGCGGGTTCCAGACCTTCTGCCTTCACTAAATCAAAAATATATTGATAGACCGCGAGTTGATGGTCTAAAGCCGCTTGGCAACCAGGATGATGGGGATTTGCTAGTTCAACTGTGGCATTAATAAAGGCACAGCCCCGGAAATTGGGGCTTTCAAACCATTCTTGCAAGACATCAAACAAGCTCAAGAGTCGCTGTTTGGGGTCAGCACTGTGTTCTTCAACACGAGTGACAAACCAGTCTCGCCATTGCTGATCTCGCTGACGCAGAAATGCTTCGATTAAGGCATCTTTGGACTTGAAATGGTTGTAGAGAGACATCTTCGCCACACCAGATTCAGCAATAATCCGGTCGATGCCAACATTCTGAATACCCTCACGGTAAAACAGTTCGCAAGCAGTATCTAGGATGCGCTCACGAACAGGTTTCCGAGGTGTTTTTGACACGGACATAGATGAGTAGGAAAGTGTAGTCGGCTTCAGCTTATCATTTGGTTAACAGAACAGCGTTTGTGGGTTCTTTGGAGGAAGGGTTTTCAAATAGATCACTGAGCCAAATCGCTCTTAAACTCAGGGGTTAAGATGGCCATTCCGGTTTGCACTGCTGGTCTTTGCCCCACTCGCTGTAGCCAAGCTTGAACATGGGGAAAGAGGTCTAAACTGAGTCCCACATACTCATAGGCAGCCACCCAGGGATAGGTAGCAATATCTGCAATGGAATAATCGCCAGCAATAAAGTCCCTCTCCTGTAATTGTCGATCTAGAACCTTCACTAGGCGTAACGCTTCTTGTTCATAGCGGTTAATCGCATATTCAATCGACTCTGGAGCGGATCGGCGAAAATGCCCCAGTTGGCCAAACATCGGGCCGACGCCTGCCATTTGGAACATCAGCCATGCCATCACTTGAGCCCGACTCGCAGCATCAGTGGGTAATAATTTTCCAGTTTTTTCCGCCAGGTAAATGAGGATGGCACCGGACTCAAAAACGGTCACACCTGTATCTTCATCTTTGATGGCTGGAATTTTACTATTGGGATTGAGGGCCACAAATTCGGGACTAAACTGTTCTCCCTTTCCCAAGTCAACTTTGTGTAGGGTGTAGGGCAGCCCTAGCTCTTCCAAGAGAATGGCGGGCTTGCGTCCATTGGGGGTTGTATACGTGTAGAGGTGGATCATGGTAGGCGCTAGGTTATGGGTGGGGGTTGATCGAGAGTCATCGCTGTTCAGGCTGCTAGACCGTCTTTGGCCAGCTACCTGTCTTTTGCAAGAAGGGAGAATACTCTTGAAAGTCAGCCTGAAAAGGTAAGGCTGATTGAAGTAAGAAGCCTGCTTCCAGTTTGATTTGAATCAGTCGTTCTGCGCCTGCAAAAGACTGCAGATCGTCGCCGTCCCAAATCACGTCGGCCTTGCCCGTCAAGGTCAGCAAATCCCCCGTTTGAAAGTTGGGGAACAGGAGTCCGACCCGTGGATCGAGGATCAGGTTACCGATGGTATTGAAAGCCAGATTGCCAGCAAAATCTGGGAAGGTCAGGGTTTGGGCATCATCCACCCGGATAAACCCAGGCTTACCGCCTCGATGGGAGACATCGACACCATGGGCTAGGTTAGATGTGCTATCGGCATAGCGAGTGGCAATAAAGAAGGTATCAGCCGATTCAACGACCGCTTGAAGATCTGAATCCAAGGCGTCAACAGCCGTCAATGCCGCCGGGTTCGCTTGTTCAGGTATAAACTGCACGTCGCGGGTCTGAATATATTGGGGACAGTTGCCAAAGGTTTGTTTTACCTCCACAACAAATCCTGCAGGGGTGATCTGCTGGATCACCCCATTCATCCGATTGCGGCGTCGGGTGGGGAGTTCGATCCCTAACAGCCCCACATCAGCGCCGACCTTTAGGTTCTGCTGAAGCGGATCCCCTGCGATGGGTTGAGTTTGAATGCTCAGGGTTTGCGGATCTGGGGAGGAGATAAAACCGGGCTGTCCAGCCACAATTGAGGCCCAAGGACATCCCTTCTGATCAACGCTACCCACGAGAAGGAACGGCAGCTGCGGATAAAAGGTCCGATGCTGTTCTGGCAGGAAGTCACGGATAATGCGACGCCCTTGTTTTTCCATGCGATCGCGAATCCCATACCGTTCTTGAACCGCCTGTTCTCCCGCATGAAAGGGAGATGTTTCTCTTGTCCAACCTGACATAGGGATGACCTCTTCAATTCACTCTAAAAACCCATTAACCCGCCGCAATAAATTCCATCCGAATGCCGCCAGGGATGTAGCACATCATGTGGTGCATAGGAGAACCGCCTAGGGACTCGGGGGCAAACTCAATTTCAACACCTGGGGTCTGAATCAGGGTTTGGTGCAATTCATTTAAGACAGTCAGGCTTTCCATCTTGAGGGCAAAGTGATGCAAGCCAATCACATTTTTGCGATCAAAAGGGGTGGCCTGTTCTGGATTCATGGCTTGCCACAGAGTAATCATAATCGTGCCGTCGGAAACAAATACAGCAGGGTAATCCGGTTTTTCACCGACTTGCTTGAAGCCTAGGGTGTCAATAAAGAAGGCCCGAGCCTGTTGGAGATCGGGAACGGTTAATCCGATGTGGTGAGCACCTTGAGTTGCTGCGGAGTTAGTCATGATGGATTTCCTTAAATTTCAATGAGAGGGATGCCGATACGTATAGAAGATGCTGCTAATGACATATAGTATTGCTTTCGTTAATCTATTTATACAGACAGGTCTGTCTATTGTCAAGACAAAAGATGCCACACACCTCCCAAAATGATCATTACCACGGGATGAATGGGTTAAAAATCTACTTATTTCAAAATAAATGAGATTGCTTTATGGGGCTTTTGTCAGATTTCTGGAAAAGAGTATTATCAATCCAATCTAGATCTTTTAAACGATGAATAAGGTTCGAGATAGTCACTCCCATCTCATCTTTCATTCCATAAAGATCCTTCAATGAATTTAAATTATACTTTGAGCGAATCTTCTCCAAAACATATCGAGGCATAAGTAAGCAGCTAGAGAAGTATTGGGCTTGCCATTCACGCCAATCTCCATTCTCATCTAAGCTTCTACATAGAAAAGATTCTTCAATTTGTGTAATTCCTGAAAAATTTAGTTCTTGTTGCTTAGCATTTCCTTCAACTTCGTCAATATTGATATGAAGGATCCAATGGCCAATTTCATGCCCAATTGTAGATTCACGAAATCCATTTTGCCCTGGATCAGACATACTTTCTAAATCTTGGTTTATGATAATAAGCTTCTTAGTCGGAAATATCATAGCGGCAACCACTCCTTCAGAATCAGAAGGAATGCTTTCAAAATCAAAATCTAATCCTAGATACTCAGCAACATCCATAGTATCTAAAGGCCAAGTTAAAGAAGAATCTCGAGAACTCTCAATTTTCTTAATAACTTCATTCGCCTTAAACTCAATTTCTGACTTACTTAGGAATGTATAAGGCTTTATGATGCTCATTGCTAATCTATTGAATTAGATTTTCCAATTTTCCGAATAAAACTATTGGCAAAATTAGGATTTTCTTTCATTTTCCTGAATAAAATACAAGCTTCTTCAGGATTATTCTTTACCAGATCCTCGATCATCTTTGCATCACTTTGTGTAATTCGGCCAGCTAGATATATTAATTTATCTTGATCTAACTCTAAAGTTTTGGCAATCTGCCTAATAAGTTCTTCAGAAGGAGGATGATCAGCTCGATCATTTTCAAGCTTCGATAGGTATGCAAAGTTAATACCCAGCAATGGAGCTAACTGGCGCAAAGTATAGCCACGTTCCTTACGTCTTTCTCTAATTTGACTGCCAAAGCTGTGTGCCACGTTTACCTCTTTTCCAAAAATATTAGCTTTTAAATATTTCTATAGGGGGCCGAAAGAAAGCTTTTAATGCAGTCAGTGACTACATTAAAAGCTTTCACCGTTTTGTTCAAGGATTGAGATTACTCGGTGTGTTGAATAACCATAATACCCAGCATGTTGCCATCTGAAGGCAACATGCGTTAGGATGCCCGTGTTGCCATCTGAAGGCAACAATATATCTACTATATATAGCGTTTAATTTGCTCAAAAACAAAAAAATACACTTTATGTAGAATAATAAAGGATCATTAAGCATAATGGGCAGTAGAACAACTAGACCGCAAAAGGGACAAGCAGATCGTGCTTATTCAAGTGGTGTGGCCATAGATAGTATTACCTCCACTAGCTTTGGAGAAGGTAGAGATGACGGAATTGAAATTCCTTTAGTCAACGTCAATAAAATTGTTTTGAGTGAAACACAAATTGGTGAATGTGTTGTTCTGAAAAGATTTGAAGCGAATACTCCTTTTGGGCGACTTGGAGATATCCCTCACAATTACCAAAAGCTAGTTAAAGAAAGAGATTTTAAAAACGGTGTAGTTTCAAACATCAACATCCCAGCTGTATACTTTCATGGATAAATGAGTAACTTCAACAGTTTCTATCAGCCTACTATTTGGGAATCAAAATGTTCTATCTGTGAAATTTATGATTCATGTGGAGGTTCGAATAGTGCTCCATGCGGATGTATCAAGACTGGAGATGATCGTTACCATTGCTCTAAATGCACTATTTTATGTAAAGAAAGGTGTTCAAGCATAGATAAAAGAGATATTTTTTCTGCGCATGTACGTGATGTCTTAAAGCTGAATGATTTATGTATTAAACAAGATTTTAATGGCACGAAATATTTCCCATTATTTATACCAACACAAACCCGTCAACTCCCCGAAAACGTATGTCTTTCATGGGCAGGTGTCAGCATAACTGATCTAGTTAACAAGAGAAGAAAGCCTCCTGTTAGTACCAAAAAATATCTAAATTCAGATTCTAGTTTTCGTAAAAATTTAAGGATAAATGAACAAAGCAATCTAATAGTTATAATGAATAGTCAAGATGATTTATTAGAGCATTTTTGGGCTTCAGATAGAAATGATTTTTACAATTCAATTACTAATAGAATCTTTGCTGCTTCCGGCCCTACTTTTTCTATTTATAAAGAAACGAAGAATAAGGAAAGAGAGCCTGATTCGCATAAAGTCTTAATGAATATGCGTCAGAATCAAGTTCTTCAAGAAATGAATAACAAAGGGATAAATGCTATACCTAATATTTATTGGCGGAACAAAAA includes:
- a CDS encoding glutathione S-transferase N-terminal domain-containing protein, whose product is MIHLYTYTTPNGRKPAILLEELGLPYTLHKVDLGKGEQFSPEFVALNPNSKIPAIKDEDTGVTVFESGAILIYLAEKTGKLLPTDAASRAQVMAWLMFQMAGVGPMFGQLGHFRRSAPESIEYAINRYEQEALRLVKVLDRQLQERDFIAGDYSIADIATYPWVAAYEYVGLSLDLFPHVQAWLQRVGQRPAVQTGMAILTPEFKSDLAQ
- a CDS encoding TetR/AcrR family transcriptional regulator, translated to MSVSKTPRKPVRERILDTACELFYREGIQNVGIDRIIAESGVAKMSLYNHFKSKDALIEAFLRQRDQQWRDWFVTRVEEHSADPKQRLLSLFDVLQEWFESPNFRGCAFINATVELANPHHPGCQAALDHQLAVYQYIFDLVKAEGLEPAEPVARQLLLLVQGAIVIAMMQDRPQAAAEAKSAATLLLNSDGS
- a CDS encoding DUF4417 domain-containing protein, producing the protein MSNFNSFYQPTIWESKCSICEIYDSCGGSNSAPCGCIKTGDDRYHCSKCTILCKERCSSIDKRDIFSAHVRDVLKLNDLCIKQDFNGTKYFPLFIPTQTRQLPENVCLSWAGVSITDLVNKRRKPPVSTKKYLNSDSSFRKNLRINEQSNLIVIMNSQDDLLEHFWASDRNDFYNSITNRIFAASGPTFSIYKETKNKEREPDSHKVLMNMRQNQVLQEMNNKGINAIPNIYWRNKKDRMLWAEWLNKNTSVWAISRDFSSTRSRDGVDYKNGLNYLIDIVRAVNRRMHIFVNGISYKKAASVIEKFAEIGCTCSCITSNPIILGRKGIKLEYRGSDIPDTSHQGREILAKDIAFSNICVMQDYLNKFSSSFSIYSDSPIISII
- a CDS encoding pyridoxamine 5'-phosphate oxidase family protein, whose amino-acid sequence is MSGWTRETSPFHAGEQAVQERYGIRDRMEKQGRRIIRDFLPEQHRTFYPQLPFLLVGSVDQKGCPWASIVAGQPGFISSPDPQTLSIQTQPIAGDPLQQNLKVGADVGLLGIELPTRRRNRMNGVIQQITPAGFVVEVKQTFGNCPQYIQTRDVQFIPEQANPAALTAVDALDSDLQAVVESADTFFIATRYADSTSNLAHGVDVSHRGGKPGFIRVDDAQTLTFPDFAGNLAFNTIGNLILDPRVGLLFPNFQTGDLLTLTGKADVIWDGDDLQSFAGAERLIQIKLEAGFLLQSALPFQADFQEYSPFLQKTGSWPKTV
- a CDS encoding VOC family protein, yielding MTNSAATQGAHHIGLTVPDLQQARAFFIDTLGFKQVGEKPDYPAVFVSDGTIMITLWQAMNPEQATPFDRKNVIGLHHFALKMESLTVLNELHQTLIQTPGVEIEFAPESLGGSPMHHMMCYIPGGIRMEFIAAG
- a CDS encoding helix-turn-helix domain-containing protein; translation: MAHSFGSQIRERRKERGYTLRQLAPLLGINFAYLSKLENDRADHPPSEELIRQIAKTLELDQDKLIYLAGRITQSDAKMIEDLVKNNPEEACILFRKMKENPNFANSFIRKIGKSNSID
- a CDS encoding ImmA/IrrE family metallo-endopeptidase, whose translation is MSIIKPYTFLSKSEIEFKANEVIKKIESSRDSSLTWPLDTMDVAEYLGLDFDFESIPSDSEGVVAAMIFPTKKLIIINQDLESMSDPGQNGFRESTIGHEIGHWILHINIDEVEGNAKQQELNFSGITQIEESFLCRSLDENGDWREWQAQYFSSCLLMPRYVLEKIRSKYNLNSLKDLYGMKDEMGVTISNLIHRLKDLDWIDNTLFQKSDKSPIKQSHLF